Proteins encoded in a region of the Mesoflavibacter profundi genome:
- a CDS encoding DUF262 domain-containing protein gives MDSIVSNLTDIKSIVAQEFEFNIPIYQRLYVWTEEQVKTLFEDLLTAYKADKDIYYIGGVITVNNENSDKLYDLVDGQQRFTTLWLLSNELGGNLEPFTYKNGELRLKFAIRQNVTDYFNNIGNAEHSSSNDSKDYSDLLKIGKARNQINQLILQHLEDEEEKIKFSNYIFEKVKMVLTDVPKTTDLNKLFEALNNRGEQLAHHEILKARLLNYIKNVEKRNQYAKLWQVCSVMDNYLERVIALEIGSSKDVAHIYHNGFHINDVLNLFESSNPQTTLMLSDVLEHPEQYEDIATSIKDNITHHPESNEDEFEPVRSILSFPQLLLHTLRIFLFKNDDEDILRINEKELLETFDKHLLKSEIINEKFVVKFFKTLFKVRYCFDRYVIKWITVLEDKEEHGIKDIYKQNQKKGGWTYYLRRLNKDSLNGMALLQSILYHSQQNTTQYWLTPFLYWMIDEKPSFNDAYYWLRQLDNTLFSSNTEHISLPERTINSMEDFLDVECDAETVFGTLENLNNSGVSFPHYWFYKIEFILWYYRGQLDKEDEWSNYKMTARNSIEHIGPQNPRDPRDKVCIETLDTMGNLVLVTRSINSEYSDKAYGVKRSMFENKKVKGSIDSLKSDLIYNEDVWNDEKAKEHFEKIMVLLNDYFHDHNLN, from the coding sequence ATGGATAGCATAGTATCAAATTTAACAGATATAAAATCAATTGTAGCTCAAGAATTTGAGTTCAATATTCCTATCTATCAGCGATTGTATGTTTGGACAGAAGAGCAAGTAAAAACCTTATTTGAAGATTTACTTACAGCATATAAAGCAGATAAGGACATATACTACATAGGTGGAGTCATAACTGTAAATAATGAAAATAGCGACAAGTTGTATGACCTGGTAGATGGGCAGCAGCGATTTACCACACTATGGTTATTATCCAATGAATTAGGAGGTAATCTTGAGCCATTCACCTATAAAAATGGAGAACTTAGGTTAAAGTTTGCCATACGTCAAAATGTAACAGACTATTTCAATAATATAGGTAATGCAGAACATTCTTCATCAAATGATTCAAAAGACTATTCTGATTTATTAAAAATAGGGAAAGCTCGAAATCAAATTAACCAATTGATTTTACAACACTTAGAAGATGAGGAAGAAAAAATAAAATTCTCAAATTATATTTTTGAAAAAGTAAAAATGGTATTAACCGATGTGCCAAAAACTACTGACCTTAACAAATTGTTTGAAGCCTTAAACAACAGAGGTGAGCAGTTGGCACATCACGAGATACTTAAAGCTAGGCTACTTAACTACATTAAAAATGTAGAAAAGAGGAATCAATATGCCAAACTATGGCAAGTATGTTCTGTAATGGATAATTATTTAGAACGTGTTATTGCCTTAGAAATTGGCTCTTCAAAGGATGTAGCTCATATTTATCATAATGGATTTCACATTAATGATGTTTTAAATTTATTCGAAAGTTCAAATCCTCAAACCACTCTTATGCTAAGCGATGTGTTAGAACATCCTGAACAATACGAGGATATTGCAACTTCAATTAAAGACAATATTACTCATCATCCTGAATCAAATGAAGATGAGTTTGAACCAGTGAGGAGTATTCTCTCTTTTCCTCAACTTTTGCTACATACATTACGTATTTTTCTATTCAAAAATGATGATGAGGATATTTTACGTATCAATGAAAAAGAGCTTTTAGAAACTTTTGATAAGCACTTATTGAAGTCTGAAATTATCAACGAAAAATTTGTAGTTAAATTCTTTAAAACATTGTTTAAAGTTAGATATTGCTTTGACAGATATGTAATAAAGTGGATTACTGTTTTAGAAGACAAAGAAGAACACGGTATTAAGGACATTTATAAACAAAACCAAAAAAAAGGAGGCTGGACTTATTATTTGAGAAGATTGAATAAAGACAGTTTGAACGGAATGGCATTGCTACAAAGCATATTATACCATTCTCAACAAAACACGACTCAATACTGGTTGACACCTTTTTTATATTGGATGATTGATGAAAAACCATCATTTAATGATGCCTATTACTGGTTAAGACAATTAGACAATACCTTATTTAGTTCAAATACGGAGCATATTTCTTTACCAGAAAGAACTATTAATTCTATGGAAGATTTTTTAGATGTAGAATGTGATGCAGAAACAGTTTTCGGTACTCTGGAGAATTTAAATAATTCAGGTGTTAGCTTTCCACACTATTGGTTTTATAAAATAGAATTTATACTCTGGTATTATAGAGGTCAATTGGATAAAGAAGATGAATGGAGTAATTATAAAATGACAGCAAGAAACTCAATTGAACATATAGGCCCGCAAAACCCAAGAGACCCTAGAGACAAGGTTTGTATTGAAACCTTAGATACAATGGGCAATTTAGTGCTGGTTACTAGAAGTATAAATTCAGAATACAGTGACAAAGCATATGGTGTTAAACGCAGTATGTTTGAAAATAAAAAAGTAAAAGGAAGTATAGATAGCTTAAAATCAGATTTAATATATAATGAAGATGTTTGGAATGATGAAAAAGCAAAAGAACATTTTGAAAAAATAATGGTATTGCTAAATGATTATTTTCATGACCACAATTTGAATTAA
- a CDS encoding DUF262 domain-containing protein, with protein MIQVNTYRFFDLYERFPNLVVPDYQRAYTWDVAKVQELLQDWEEYIASSPKQTYYMGSVLLFANTKDANFQIIDGQQRLTTLALIYYQLYGSLLKGQNVQYNQSVSGFNIAKNLNFAKQSIARLEKLKDSKIFHKLEFTVIVSDNQDHAFAFFDSQNNRGVSLGVDDYLKAYHLRALPEKLQEQKAKSWEDITFKARKEDNHLLDLKHLFNEILFKVRQWKGQSHFPYPNKTEVLTEFQKNTYSTETKNAFRLFPNNNNMRYHQLEYTENGVLLVSAEKPLAKKDYPFAIRQPIYKGQNFFDYTDKYHAIFRFLFNTKEQKSLEIEKALLFYNALYTKDMSEYLRYYMQMCLVAYYDNFKEEQFFKAIQYFDYYLGAIRLEKYYVRQEAIKNSLKNASNSLLDVICSAYLPNEVFSFINQAKPTENIYINNGFLNGKKEVKNNVIDRYIERLCEYYNKDVDNRLIEVKSRKQWIA; from the coding sequence TTGATACAAGTTAATACATACCGTTTTTTTGACTTGTATGAGAGATTTCCAAATTTGGTCGTACCAGATTATCAACGTGCTTATACTTGGGATGTTGCCAAAGTACAAGAGTTGTTACAAGATTGGGAAGAATACATTGCTTCAAGTCCTAAACAAACCTATTATATGGGTTCTGTATTGTTGTTTGCCAATACTAAAGATGCTAATTTTCAAATTATAGATGGTCAACAAAGACTTACAACATTAGCACTAATCTATTACCAACTATATGGCTCGTTGCTAAAAGGGCAAAATGTACAATACAATCAAAGTGTTTCAGGTTTTAACATTGCCAAAAACTTAAACTTTGCAAAGCAATCCATAGCTAGATTAGAAAAATTAAAGGATTCTAAAATTTTCCACAAGCTAGAGTTTACGGTAATTGTAAGTGATAATCAAGACCATGCTTTTGCGTTTTTCGATTCTCAAAACAATAGAGGTGTTAGTCTTGGCGTAGATGATTATCTAAAAGCATATCATCTTAGAGCATTACCCGAAAAACTACAAGAGCAAAAAGCAAAATCTTGGGAAGATATTACCTTTAAAGCCAGAAAAGAAGATAACCATTTGCTAGACCTCAAACATTTATTCAATGAAATATTGTTTAAGGTGAGACAATGGAAAGGGCAATCGCATTTCCCGTATCCTAATAAAACGGAAGTGTTAACAGAGTTTCAAAAAAACACGTACAGTACAGAGACTAAAAACGCTTTTCGTTTATTTCCTAATAATAACAATATGCGTTATCACCAATTAGAATATACAGAGAATGGTGTACTACTGGTATCAGCAGAAAAACCTTTAGCTAAAAAAGACTATCCTTTTGCTATAAGGCAACCCATCTATAAAGGACAGAACTTTTTTGATTATACAGATAAGTATCACGCCATATTTCGTTTTCTTTTTAACACCAAAGAACAGAAGTCTCTTGAAATAGAAAAAGCATTGCTTTTTTATAATGCTTTGTACACCAAAGATATGTCGGAGTATTTACGTTATTATATGCAAATGTGTTTAGTAGCCTACTATGACAATTTTAAGGAAGAACAGTTCTTTAAAGCCATACAGTATTTCGATTATTATTTAGGAGCCATTAGGTTAGAGAAATATTATGTGCGTCAAGAAGCCATAAAAAACAGTTTAAAAAATGCGTCTAATAGCTTATTGGATGTAATATGCAGTGCTTATTTGCCTAATGAAGTGTTTAGTTTTATTAATCAAGCAAAACCTACTGAAAACATCTATATCAATAATGGGTTCTTAAATGGAAAAAAAGAAGTAAAAAACAATGTAATAGACCGATATATAGAAAGGTTATGTGAGTATTATAATAAGGATGTTGATAATAGATTAATTGAAGTAAAGAGCCGAAAGCAATGGATAGCATAG
- a CDS encoding restriction endonuclease subunit S encodes MSKVKYQSYKPSKTIWLDQIPEHWQETDLRMLFSDNKVKNLGLVEKNLLSLSYGKLKRKDIDNATGLVPASFEGYQIIDEGYIVLRFTDLQNDKKSLRVGYANERGIITSAYIGLAPKTDLDSKYYYYLLHYLDKFKYYYNLGGGVRQSLSYKDFGRETILVPSDEEQTTIANFLDYKTEKINRFITKKKQLIELLNEQKAAIINQAVTKGINPNVPMKDSGIEWLGEIPEHWKTTKLIGVSNFVRGNSSFKKDELLSNGNYVALQYGKTYKIDEVDKNFQFYVNDEFYKDSQVVNKGDVIIVSTSETIEDLGHSAFYNRTDIGLLGGEQMLLKPNKKIDGKYLYYSSKVFTKELRKYSTGVKVFRFNINDLKTIYTSIPPIEEQIKISEYIQSELNTVTKTITTIEKEITLVEEYKTALIAEAVTGKIDVRDFKLPTEETPLAMVAEEASNYKKEVN; translated from the coding sequence ATGAGTAAAGTAAAATATCAATCATACAAACCTTCAAAGACAATTTGGCTTGACCAAATACCAGAACACTGGCAAGAAACTGACTTGCGAATGCTGTTTTCAGATAACAAAGTGAAAAATTTAGGGCTTGTTGAAAAAAATCTATTGTCTTTAAGTTATGGGAAATTAAAAAGAAAAGATATTGATAATGCAACAGGTTTAGTGCCTGCTTCTTTTGAAGGCTATCAAATTATAGATGAAGGCTACATTGTTTTGAGATTTACCGACCTTCAAAATGATAAAAAAAGCCTTCGAGTAGGTTATGCTAATGAGAGAGGTATTATTACAAGTGCTTACATCGGACTTGCACCAAAAACTGATTTAGATTCAAAATACTATTATTATTTACTTCATTATTTAGATAAGTTTAAGTATTACTATAATCTTGGTGGTGGTGTTAGACAATCTTTGAGTTATAAAGATTTTGGAAGGGAAACCATTTTAGTTCCTAGTGATGAAGAACAAACCACAATAGCCAATTTTCTCGACTACAAAACCGAGAAAATCAACCGTTTTATTACCAAGAAAAAACAGCTCATTGAGTTACTCAACGAGCAAAAAGCAGCCATAATAAACCAAGCAGTTACAAAAGGCATCAACCCAAATGTACCAATGAAAGATAGCGGTATTGAATGGTTGGGAGAAATCCCTGAACATTGGAAAACAACCAAACTAATTGGTGTTTCCAATTTTGTAAGAGGTAATTCAAGTTTTAAAAAAGATGAATTATTGAGTAATGGAAACTATGTTGCTTTGCAGTATGGAAAAACATATAAAATTGATGAAGTTGATAAAAATTTTCAGTTTTATGTTAATGATGAGTTTTATAAAGATTCACAGGTTGTAAACAAAGGAGATGTAATTATTGTTTCAACTTCAGAAACGATAGAAGATTTAGGACATTCTGCTTTTTACAATAGAACTGATATAGGTTTATTAGGTGGAGAACAAATGCTGTTAAAACCAAATAAAAAAATAGATGGAAAGTATTTGTATTACTCTTCAAAAGTATTCACAAAAGAACTTCGTAAATATTCCACAGGTGTAAAGGTTTTTAGGTTTAACATTAATGACTTAAAAACAATATATACATCTATTCCTCCAATTGAAGAACAAATTAAAATTTCAGAATATATACAAAGTGAATTAAACACAGTAACCAAGACTATAACCACAATAGAGAAAGAAATTACTTTAGTAGAAGAATACAAAACAGCTTTAATAGCAGAAGCGGTTACAGGTAAAATAGATGTAAGAGATTTTAAACTACCTACAGAAGAAACACCTTTGGCAATGGTAGCAGAGGAAGCTTCTAATTATAAAAAAGAAGTTAATTAA
- a CDS encoding type I restriction-modification system subunit M: MNLDTQSLQPIINFIWTVADDVLINKYLENQYQDVILPMTVLRRLDLALEPTKDQVLKTHKEFKSKIDNLLGLLTSKEHGSGLAFYNTSPYTMKKLLDDPKNIDSNFEDYLNGFSENVQDIISKFKFRNQLETLENGGITFSLIEKFCNPKIELRPEKISPMAMGYMFEDLIRRFNEKTNAAAGRHFTPREIIELMTHLVYLPVKDQIQNGTFLVYDPCAGSGAMLTQSKKYATNPDGEIKSKATFHLYGQENTGEMYATCKSDMLLKNEDPDKIKFGSTLSEYGFDPNLKFNFMLTNPPYGTSWKQDIENLNVGTGKKVEINDRRFNLPIKNFKGELEETCLTSRSNDGQLMFMLHMLSKMKDPKDGGSRIASIHNGSALFTGDAGSGESGIRQYILENDLLECIIQLPNDMFYNTGIATYIWILSNVKEEKRKGKVQLINASSKEIFSQNMRKPLGDKRVELKPNHIIDIQNLYFEFEENKYSKIFDNEDFGFYQITTHQPEIDGKGNIVKDSKGKPKSDKELKDSENVPLKENIDDYFAREVLPFAENAWYDKKKMKVGYHIPFTKYFYEYEPLRNLEQIEKDIMALENETDGLLKEIVS, encoded by the coding sequence ATGAATTTAGATACACAAAGCCTACAACCTATTATAAACTTCATCTGGACAGTAGCAGATGATGTTTTAATCAATAAGTATTTAGAAAACCAATATCAAGACGTTATATTACCGATGACAGTATTAAGACGTTTAGATTTGGCGTTAGAGCCTACCAAAGACCAAGTGCTTAAAACGCATAAAGAATTTAAGAGTAAAATAGATAATCTTCTAGGGTTATTAACAAGTAAAGAACACGGTTCTGGATTGGCGTTTTACAACACTTCACCATACACAATGAAAAAGTTGTTGGATGACCCAAAAAACATTGACAGCAACTTTGAAGACTATCTAAACGGATTCTCGGAAAATGTACAAGACATTATTTCTAAATTTAAGTTTAGAAACCAATTAGAAACACTTGAAAATGGTGGTATTACTTTTTCACTTATTGAGAAATTCTGTAATCCAAAAATAGAATTACGCCCTGAAAAAATATCACCTATGGCAATGGGTTATATGTTTGAGGACTTAATTCGCAGATTCAACGAAAAAACAAACGCTGCTGCTGGACGTCACTTTACACCTAGAGAGATTATTGAATTAATGACCCATTTGGTGTATTTGCCTGTAAAAGACCAAATACAAAACGGAACGTTTTTAGTATACGACCCTTGTGCGGGTTCTGGAGCAATGCTAACACAATCTAAAAAATATGCAACCAATCCTGATGGTGAAATAAAATCAAAAGCAACTTTTCATTTATACGGTCAAGAAAACACGGGTGAAATGTACGCCACCTGTAAATCTGATATGTTGCTAAAAAACGAAGACCCAGACAAAATAAAGTTTGGCTCTACATTGAGTGAGTATGGTTTTGACCCAAATCTGAAATTCAATTTTATGTTAACCAATCCTCCTTATGGAACAAGTTGGAAACAAGACATAGAAAACTTAAACGTAGGCACTGGTAAAAAAGTAGAAATAAACGACAGACGTTTTAACCTACCTATTAAAAACTTTAAAGGCGAACTAGAAGAAACATGTTTGACTTCACGTAGCAATGACGGACAGTTAATGTTTATGCTACATATGCTTTCTAAAATGAAAGACCCAAAAGACGGTGGTAGCCGAATTGCTTCTATACATAATGGTTCTGCCTTATTTACAGGCGATGCAGGAAGTGGCGAAAGTGGCATACGCCAGTACATTTTAGAAAACGATTTGCTAGAGTGTATTATACAATTGCCCAACGATATGTTTTACAACACAGGTATTGCTACCTATATCTGGATTTTAAGCAATGTAAAAGAAGAAAAACGAAAAGGGAAAGTACAATTGATAAATGCTTCTTCTAAAGAAATATTCTCTCAAAATATGAGAAAACCTTTAGGAGATAAGAGAGTTGAATTAAAACCCAATCATATTATTGATATACAAAATCTATATTTTGAATTCGAGGAAAACAAATATTCTAAAATATTTGACAACGAAGATTTTGGCTTTTACCAAATCACTACGCATCAACCCGAAATAGATGGAAAAGGAAACATTGTTAAAGACAGTAAAGGCAAGCCGAAATCTGATAAGGAATTAAAAGACTCTGAAAATGTACCTTTAAAAGAAAATATAGACGACTATTTCGCTCGTGAAGTATTACCATTTGCAGAAAATGCTTGGTATGATAAAAAGAAAATGAAAGTAGGTTATCATATTCCCTTCACAAAATACTTTTATGAATACGAGCCTTTAAGAAATTTAGAACAAATTGAAAAAGATATTATGGCTCTAGAAAATGAAACAGATGGTTTATTAAAAGAAATTGTTTCATAA
- a CDS encoding helix-turn-helix domain-containing protein has translation MNRIKEVLKDKGISQTWLANKMGKSYNTINEYARNKRQPSIEVLFEIAEILNMEAKELIEKRDFKKK, from the coding sequence ATGAACCGAATAAAAGAAGTTCTTAAAGACAAAGGAATTAGTCAAACTTGGCTTGCCAATAAGATGGGTAAAAGTTATAATACGATTAATGAGTATGCTCGAAACAAAAGACAGCCGAGTATTGAAGTCCTGTTTGAAATAGCTGAAATATTGAATATGGAGGCAAAAGAGCTAATTGAGAAACGAGATTTTAAGAAAAAATAA
- a CDS encoding recombinase family protein, whose protein sequence is MKETLHILVRVSTSVQEEEGTSLKTQMDVGIDLAKKLNMNYVIHNEGGTSSSKDTLDNRPVLLNVLKLIDSKIIKHLYVWNTDRLSRSQITWYTIRQKMIANGVILHTSNGVHNTQDFMENMILGILSEVSTYDNMVRKERSRLGKIEKVKLNYWRGGDCPFGYKLKWDGIGNRLTENESESKWIRMIYSEYSKGTSLKEIKSILEDNNIKTRRGNKLWSMGSLQVILKNEIYTGQQKFTDKKSNTTITNEVPQLISYTLWDEVQSRKKVKLERKNQINRTTRFYLFRDFLVCGCGTPMGGRTNEKKYIRQYYCPLSERKFNNSYKQNVECNMKRCLNIPNTDGILWNKIIEILTNTAEIKDVLKQKTLIGSSFDTNEVKRVIELNEAEILELTKTKTTIERGLVEIESRNILQEFSSEQVYKLLKKDLAIKLKQVKLKIEGLRSKLRQLGTEQKWFDWIDNFSEHIKTQTNISDEMKKEFLKVIIDKITVNYDNENKLHLLNINFKIPVVLEKEKGSENGTQISIMPVKRGRKKLNQLTPVRDYSTVTDFAKFLG, encoded by the coding sequence ATGAAAGAAACACTACACATTTTAGTCAGAGTTAGCACGTCTGTTCAAGAGGAGGAAGGAACATCACTTAAAACACAAATGGATGTTGGAATAGACTTAGCTAAAAAACTAAATATGAACTATGTCATACATAACGAAGGTGGTACATCTTCTTCAAAAGACACCCTTGACAATCGACCAGTACTATTAAACGTTCTAAAACTGATTGATTCGAAAATTATAAAACATTTGTATGTGTGGAATACAGACCGATTATCTCGCAGTCAAATAACGTGGTATACCATAAGACAGAAGATGATTGCAAACGGAGTCATTCTTCATACATCAAATGGTGTACATAATACACAGGACTTTATGGAGAATATGATTCTTGGCATTCTCAGCGAAGTTTCAACTTACGACAATATGGTTAGGAAAGAGAGAAGCAGACTAGGTAAAATCGAAAAGGTAAAACTAAACTATTGGAGAGGAGGAGACTGTCCTTTTGGCTATAAGCTCAAGTGGGATGGAATTGGAAATCGATTAACAGAAAATGAGTCCGAAAGTAAATGGATTCGTATGATTTATAGTGAGTATTCTAAAGGAACATCTTTGAAAGAAATAAAATCAATACTTGAAGACAACAACATTAAAACAAGAAGAGGGAATAAACTCTGGTCAATGGGTTCTCTCCAAGTTATTTTAAAGAATGAAATATATACTGGGCAACAAAAATTCACAGATAAAAAATCTAATACCACAATCACTAATGAAGTGCCACAACTTATTAGTTATACATTATGGGACGAAGTTCAATCTAGGAAAAAAGTAAAACTAGAACGTAAAAATCAAATTAACAGAACAACACGGTTTTACTTGTTTAGAGACTTTTTAGTTTGTGGTTGTGGAACACCAATGGGAGGTAGGACTAACGAAAAGAAATATATTCGCCAGTATTATTGTCCTCTAAGTGAGCGTAAATTTAATAATTCATATAAACAGAATGTTGAATGCAATATGAAACGATGTTTAAACATACCTAATACTGATGGTATTTTATGGAATAAAATTATTGAAATTTTAACCAACACAGCTGAGATAAAGGATGTTTTAAAACAAAAAACACTTATCGGTAGTAGCTTTGATACTAATGAAGTCAAACGAGTGATAGAGTTAAACGAAGCTGAAATTTTAGAATTAACAAAAACTAAGACAACTATTGAAAGAGGTTTAGTAGAAATCGAATCACGGAATATATTACAAGAGTTTTCTTCTGAACAGGTTTATAAACTTTTAAAAAAAGACCTCGCCATAAAGCTTAAACAAGTCAAATTGAAGATTGAAGGTTTGAGAAGTAAACTAAGGCAATTAGGAACTGAACAGAAATGGTTTGACTGGATTGACAATTTCTCAGAACATATCAAAACTCAAACCAATATTTCAGACGAGATGAAAAAGGAGTTTCTCAAGGTTATAATAGATAAAATAACAGTGAACTATGATAATGAGAATAAACTGCACCTTTTAAATATTAATTTTAAAATACCTGTCGTATTAGAAAAAGAAAAGGGTTCCGAAAACGGAACCCAAATATCTATTATGCCAGTTAAACGAGGTCGTAAAAAGTTAAATCAACTCACCCCCGTTCGTGACTACTCCACCGTTACCGATTTTGCTAAATTTCTAGGCTGA
- the glmS gene encoding glutamine--fructose-6-phosphate transaminase (isomerizing), which produces MCGIVGYIGKKEAYPIVIEGLKRLEYRGYDSAGIALYDGSDLKLSKTKGKVADLEDRISSEISTKGTVGIGHTRWATHGVPNDVNSHPHYSNSGDLVIIHNGIIENYESIKKELIKRGYTFKSDTDTEVLINLIEDVKKNEDVKLGKAVQIALNQVVGAYAIAVFDKKKPDEIVVAKLGSPLAIGVGEEEFFIASDASPFLEYTKKAIYLEDEEMAIVRLKKGVKIRKIKNDSLVDPYIQELKINLEQIEKGGYEHFMLKEIHEQPNAIKDTYRGRLRVKEGIIKMAGVDDNLERFLNANRIIVVACGTSWHAGLVAEYIFEDLARIPVEVEYASEFRYRNPVITEKDVVIAISQSGETADTLAAIKLAKSKGAFVFGVCNVVGSSIARETHAGAYTHAGPEIGVASTKAFTTQITVLTLLALKLAKANGNISISEFHKHLTELELIPNKVAEALKADDHIKTVAATYKDAKNCLYLGRGFNFPVALEGALKLKEISYIHAEGYPAAEMKHGPIALIDDQMPVFVIATKKGHYEKVVSNIQEIKSRSGKIIGIVTEGDEDVKELADHVIEVPETLELLTPLLTTIPLQLLSYHIAVMLDKNVDQPRNLAKSVTVE; this is translated from the coding sequence ATGTGCGGAATTGTTGGCTACATAGGTAAAAAAGAAGCTTACCCTATTGTAATAGAAGGTTTAAAAAGACTTGAATATAGAGGATATGATAGTGCAGGAATTGCACTTTATGATGGAAGCGATTTAAAACTATCTAAAACAAAAGGAAAAGTTGCAGATTTAGAAGACCGTATATCTTCAGAAATTTCAACAAAAGGTACCGTAGGAATAGGACATACAAGATGGGCAACACATGGTGTGCCAAACGATGTAAATTCTCATCCTCATTATTCAAATTCTGGAGACTTAGTAATAATACACAATGGTATTATTGAAAACTACGAGTCTATCAAAAAAGAATTAATTAAACGTGGATACACGTTTAAATCAGATACAGACACAGAAGTTTTAATTAATTTAATAGAAGACGTTAAAAAAAACGAAGATGTTAAATTAGGAAAAGCAGTCCAAATAGCACTTAACCAAGTAGTTGGAGCATACGCAATTGCAGTATTTGATAAGAAAAAACCAGATGAAATTGTAGTAGCTAAATTAGGAAGTCCATTAGCAATAGGCGTTGGTGAAGAAGAATTTTTTATCGCAAGTGATGCCTCACCATTTTTAGAATACACAAAAAAGGCAATCTATCTTGAAGATGAAGAGATGGCTATTGTTAGACTTAAAAAAGGTGTTAAAATAAGAAAGATTAAAAACGACTCTTTAGTAGATCCTTACATACAAGAATTAAAAATTAATCTTGAGCAAATAGAAAAAGGTGGTTACGAACATTTCATGTTAAAAGAAATTCATGAACAACCTAACGCTATAAAGGACACATACAGAGGACGACTTAGAGTAAAAGAAGGCATTATAAAAATGGCTGGAGTAGATGATAATCTGGAGCGTTTTTTAAATGCTAACAGAATTATCGTTGTAGCTTGTGGTACATCATGGCATGCCGGACTAGTTGCAGAGTATATTTTTGAAGATTTAGCACGAATTCCTGTAGAAGTAGAATATGCATCAGAATTTAGATATCGTAATCCAGTAATTACAGAAAAAGATGTCGTAATTGCTATTTCACAATCTGGTGAGACTGCAGATACATTAGCAGCAATAAAACTAGCAAAATCTAAAGGCGCATTTGTATTTGGTGTATGTAACGTAGTTGGTTCTTCAATAGCAAGAGAAACACATGCTGGAGCATATACGCATGCTGGACCAGAAATAGGAGTTGCTTCTACAAAAGCATTCACAACACAAATTACAGTATTAACGCTTTTAGCTTTAAAATTAGCTAAAGCAAATGGTAATATTTCTATTTCAGAATTTCATAAACATTTAACCGAATTAGAGTTAATACCAAATAAAGTAGCAGAAGCTTTAAAAGCAGACGACCATATTAAAACGGTTGCTGCAACCTATAAAGATGCTAAAAACTGTCTTTACTTAGGAAGAGGATTTAATTTTCCAGTAGCATTAGAAGGCGCGTTAAAACTAAAAGAAATATCTTATATACATGCCGAAGGATATCCTGCTGCAGAAATGAAACATGGACCAATTGCTTTAATTGATGATCAAATGCCTGTATTTGTTATAGCAACTAAAAAAGGTCATTACGAAAAAGTAGTAAGTAACATTCAAGAAATTAAATCAAGATCTGGTAAAATAATTGGAATAGTAACAGAAGGTGATGAAGATGTAAAAGAATTAGCAGATCACGTGATTGAAGTTCCTGAAACTTTAGAACTTTTAACACCTTTACTTACAACCATACCATTACAACTACTATCATATCACATAGCAGTAATGTTAGACAAAAATGTTGATCAGCCTAGAAATTTAGCAAAATCGGTAACGGTGGAGTAG